A window of the Natronomonas salina genome harbors these coding sequences:
- a CDS encoding DEAD/DEAH box helicase: MSKQVADVDTLFLHEAGDDYTVVVRRDGERLLRGRLTTKQTSAGPRPGRFRVKDGDDEVPRRPEQFVEMLRRSKRIRISEQTSRRGREELEAMLDGYQLDAKQVRTCRICANKGRYSPLTAETAIKNDDEHICPDCAKRELEREANYRGLQSGARDRLEELLLEVGDLERVANLLSGQLDPDLTKFDEISATTDDIELVSTSELDVHRDLKESVQKFDTLLPVQSLAVDNGLLEGRDQLVVSATATGKTLVGELAGVDRALKGEGKLLFLVPLVALANQKHEDFQEDYGDLLDVTLRVGASRIRDNGNHFDPGADVIVGTYEGIDHALRTGKDLGDIGTVVIDEVHNLGEEERGHRLDGLISRLKHYCETNDDDTQWVYLSATVGNASELAGQLDAQLIEFEERPVPIERHVTFAGGSEKIDVENKLVRRAFDAKSSKGYRGQTIVFTNSRRRCHEISRRLDYDSAPYHAGLDYGQRKRVERQFGDQDLAAVVTTAALAAGVDFPASQVVFDSLAMGIEWLSVQEFEQMLGRAGRPDYHDEGTVYLLVEPDCTYHNSMEMSEDEVAFKLLKGEMEPVITPYDEDAAVEETLANVTVAGKRAKVLNDRMVGEVPTKHAVGKLLEYGFIDGFEPTPLGRAVTEYFLEPDEAFAMLDAIRKGADPYEIVAEIELRDEY; the protein is encoded by the coding sequence GTGTCAAAGCAGGTCGCCGACGTCGACACGCTGTTCCTCCACGAGGCCGGCGACGACTACACGGTCGTCGTCCGCCGCGACGGCGAGCGACTGCTCCGCGGTCGACTGACGACGAAGCAGACGAGCGCCGGCCCCCGGCCCGGCCGGTTCCGCGTGAAGGACGGCGACGACGAGGTGCCGCGCCGCCCCGAGCAGTTCGTCGAGATGCTGCGCCGCTCGAAGCGCATCCGCATCTCCGAGCAGACCTCCCGGCGGGGCCGGGAGGAACTGGAGGCGATGCTGGACGGCTACCAGCTCGACGCCAAGCAGGTCCGGACCTGCCGGATCTGCGCGAACAAGGGCCGGTACTCGCCGCTGACCGCCGAGACGGCGATCAAGAACGACGACGAGCACATCTGCCCGGACTGCGCGAAGCGCGAACTCGAGCGGGAGGCGAACTACCGCGGCTTGCAGTCGGGCGCCCGAGACCGCCTCGAGGAGCTGCTGCTGGAGGTCGGCGACCTCGAGCGGGTCGCGAACCTCCTGTCGGGCCAGCTCGACCCCGACCTCACGAAGTTCGACGAGATCAGCGCCACCACCGACGACATCGAGCTGGTCTCGACGAGCGAGCTCGACGTCCACCGCGACCTCAAGGAGTCCGTCCAGAAGTTCGACACCCTCCTGCCGGTCCAGAGCCTCGCCGTCGACAACGGGCTGCTGGAGGGCCGCGACCAGCTGGTCGTCTCGGCGACGGCGACCGGGAAGACGCTCGTCGGCGAGCTGGCGGGCGTCGACCGCGCGCTGAAGGGCGAGGGGAAGCTGCTCTTCCTCGTCCCGCTGGTCGCCCTCGCCAACCAGAAGCACGAGGACTTCCAGGAGGACTACGGCGACCTGCTCGACGTCACCCTCCGGGTCGGCGCCTCGCGCATCCGCGACAACGGCAACCACTTCGACCCCGGCGCCGACGTCATCGTCGGCACCTACGAGGGCATCGACCACGCCCTGCGGACCGGCAAGGACCTCGGCGACATCGGGACGGTCGTCATCGACGAGGTGCACAACCTCGGCGAGGAGGAGCGGGGCCACCGCCTCGACGGCCTCATCTCGCGGCTGAAGCACTACTGCGAGACGAACGACGACGACACCCAGTGGGTGTACCTCTCGGCGACCGTCGGCAACGCCAGCGAACTGGCCGGCCAGCTCGACGCCCAGCTCATCGAGTTCGAGGAGCGGCCGGTCCCCATCGAGCGCCACGTCACCTTCGCCGGCGGCTCCGAGAAGATCGACGTCGAGAACAAGCTCGTCAGGCGGGCCTTCGACGCGAAGTCCTCGAAGGGGTACCGCGGCCAGACCATCGTCTTCACGAACTCCCGACGGCGCTGCCACGAGATCTCGCGGCGCCTGGACTACGACTCCGCGCCGTACCACGCCGGCCTCGACTACGGCCAGCGCAAGCGCGTCGAGCGGCAGTTCGGCGACCAGGACCTCGCGGCCGTCGTCACCACCGCCGCCCTCGCGGCCGGCGTCGACTTCCCGGCCTCGCAGGTCGTCTTCGACTCGCTGGCGATGGGCATCGAGTGGCTCTCCGTCCAGGAGTTCGAGCAGATGCTCGGCCGCGCGGGCCGCCCGGACTACCACGACGAGGGGACCGTCTACCTGCTCGTGGAGCCCGACTGCACCTACCACAACTCCATGGAGATGAGCGAGGACGAGGTGGCGTTCAAGCTCCTGAAGGGCGAGATGGAGCCGGTCATCACGCCCTACGACGAGGACGCCGCCGTCGAGGAGACGCTGGCGAACGTCACCGTCGCGGGCAAGCGCGCGAAGGTGCTCAACGACCGCATGGTCGGGGAGGTGCCGACGAAGCACGCCGTCGGCAAGCTCTTGGAGTACGGGTTCATCGACGGCTTCGAGCCGACGCCGCTCGGTCGAGCGGTCACCGAGTACTTCCTCGAACCCGACGAGGCGTTCGCGATGCTCGACGCCATCCGCAAGGGCGCCGACCCCTACGAGATCGTCGCGGAGATCGAACTCCGCGACGAGTACTGA
- a CDS encoding metallophosphoesterase, with protein sequence MTAADDRVYYVVSDLHVGGDEQLEAVEFREELLGFLRRLEETDEDAELVINGDAFGLWELTGLEGLEKFDHLETTYPELFEQLRATGENVQVTMLPGNHDHELAAYDGYVERLAEYNVDLVQAESIDRAVGDQVVHFEHGHQRDPNNRIEDWGNPHATPLGYYYNTHVTSRAGQLSGRGRYNWLKDVQAVTPTERMPVWLLSKYFYLEMNPLLRYALVPFLLLFNVTAVLAILAGLHLAGVVSLPVGRTVTFLGQFGTVGTAVWFLLVVNVAATGLLVLVSIPLYFLKRDIRKTIDRFGLFETALTVDAEAPYEDAAREVFAAEPATTIFCYGHTHRPTVREVDGGVLANSGTWLKRLHRRDGVIGVLPPVFYPSYQLCAIRIAPVEDGVAVEYEEIEKPSPSPEELTLTERLLTLGRKPDPELPDRTVVDDEAAGSAPTDDD encoded by the coding sequence ATGACGGCCGCCGACGACCGGGTCTACTACGTCGTCAGCGACCTCCACGTCGGCGGCGACGAGCAGCTCGAGGCCGTCGAGTTCCGCGAGGAGCTGCTGGGCTTCCTCCGGCGGCTCGAGGAGACCGACGAGGACGCCGAACTGGTGATCAACGGCGACGCCTTCGGCCTCTGGGAGCTGACCGGCCTCGAGGGCCTCGAGAAGTTCGACCACCTGGAGACGACCTACCCGGAGCTGTTCGAGCAGCTCCGCGCGACCGGCGAGAACGTCCAGGTGACGATGCTCCCCGGCAACCACGACCACGAACTGGCGGCCTACGACGGCTACGTCGAGCGGCTCGCCGAGTACAACGTCGACCTCGTCCAGGCGGAGTCGATCGACCGGGCCGTCGGCGACCAGGTCGTCCACTTCGAGCACGGCCACCAGCGGGACCCGAACAACCGCATCGAGGACTGGGGGAACCCCCACGCGACCCCGCTGGGCTACTACTACAACACGCACGTGACCAGCCGGGCGGGCCAGCTCTCGGGGCGCGGGCGGTACAACTGGCTGAAGGACGTCCAGGCGGTCACCCCGACCGAGCGGATGCCGGTGTGGCTGCTCTCGAAGTACTTCTACCTCGAGATGAACCCGCTGCTGCGGTACGCGCTCGTGCCCTTCCTGCTGCTGTTCAACGTCACCGCCGTCCTGGCCATCCTTGCGGGGCTCCACCTCGCTGGCGTCGTCTCGCTGCCGGTCGGCCGGACCGTGACGTTCCTCGGGCAGTTCGGCACCGTCGGGACGGCCGTCTGGTTCCTGCTGGTCGTCAACGTCGCCGCGACGGGGCTGCTCGTGCTCGTCTCGATCCCGCTGTACTTCCTGAAGCGGGACATCCGGAAGACGATCGACCGCTTCGGCCTCTTCGAGACGGCGCTGACCGTCGACGCCGAGGCGCCGTACGAGGACGCCGCCCGGGAGGTGTTCGCCGCGGAGCCGGCGACGACGATCTTCTGTTACGGCCACACCCACCGCCCGACGGTCCGGGAGGTCGACGGCGGCGTCCTCGCCAACAGCGGGACGTGGCTGAAGCGGCTGCACCGCCGCGACGGCGTCATCGGCGTCCTGCCGCCGGTTTTCTACCCCTCCTACCAGCTCTGCGCCATCCGCATCGCCCCCGTGGAGGACGGCGTCGCCGTCGAGTACGAGGAGATCGAGAAGCCGTCCCCGAGCCCCGAGGAGCTCACCCTCACGGAGCGGCTTCTCACCCTCGGACGAAAGCCGGACCCAGAACTGCCGGACCGGACGGTCGTCGACGACGAGGCGGCTGGTTCAGCGCCGACCGACGACGACTGA
- a CDS encoding GYD domain-containing protein produces MATYIHLMELGRENLETMEHSPDRRAAARELVESYGGEIVSIYYTLGRYDVVSVVEYPDQGAAARAAIRFRGAGNTRVETLPAFTEGEWDEAVVAELAE; encoded by the coding sequence ATGGCCACGTACATCCACCTGATGGAGCTCGGACGGGAGAACCTCGAGACGATGGAGCACAGCCCGGACCGGCGGGCGGCGGCGCGGGAGCTGGTCGAGTCCTACGGCGGCGAGATCGTGAGCATCTACTACACGCTGGGTCGGTACGACGTCGTCAGCGTCGTCGAGTACCCGGACCAGGGCGCGGCCGCGCGAGCGGCGATCCGGTTCCGGGGCGCCGGCAACACGCGCGTCGAGACGCTCCCGGCGTTCACCGAGGGCGAGTGGGACGAGGCGGTCGTCGCGGAACTGGCGGAGTGA
- a CDS encoding cupin domain-containing protein yields MTDQQPRPLIRRAEEVDYESVSAAEGLSKGVLVDEDDGAPNLAIRRFVLEPGAEVPEHTNEIEHEQYVLEGEYVVGIDEQEYTVVAGDSLLIPAGTVHWYRNEGDEQGAFICAVPTGDDDIQLVEG; encoded by the coding sequence ATGACCGACCAGCAGCCGCGTCCGCTGATCCGCCGCGCCGAGGAGGTCGACTACGAGTCCGTCTCGGCCGCCGAGGGGCTGTCGAAGGGCGTCCTCGTGGACGAGGACGACGGCGCGCCGAACCTCGCGATCCGCCGGTTCGTCCTGGAGCCCGGCGCCGAGGTGCCGGAGCACACGAACGAGATCGAACACGAGCAGTACGTCCTCGAGGGCGAGTACGTCGTCGGCATCGACGAGCAGGAGTACACCGTGGTGGCGGGCGACTCGCTGCTCATCCCCGCCGGGACCGTCCACTGGTACCGCAACGAGGGCGACGAGCAGGGGGCGTTCATCTGCGCGGTGCCGACCGGCGACGACGACATCCAACTGGTCGAGGGGTGA
- a CDS encoding ferritin-like domain-containing protein gives MTDQDTPQTRGLDRLKQTVDDQLTSRRRFMATTAAVGGGGLATASSVGAQNQNASNESNGGDQSGGEGDSAEDGPSDVDILNFALKLEYLEARFYEEGLDTIGECELRNSMHLEQVGGSLQERAYDDLRVIQEHEETHVDVLAEVVEDLGGDPIEEPEFDFGSTTENTDEFLATAATLETTGVGAYAGAAPMIDNADLIPPALSIHSVEARHSSFLNSLNGEVGFPNAFDEALTIEEVNERAGPFIVEE, from the coding sequence ATGACCGACCAAGACACACCCCAGACGAGAGGCCTCGACCGGCTCAAGCAGACCGTGGACGACCAGCTCACCTCGCGGCGACGGTTCATGGCCACGACCGCGGCCGTCGGCGGCGGCGGCCTCGCGACGGCATCCAGCGTCGGCGCCCAGAACCAGAACGCCAGCAACGAATCGAACGGCGGCGACCAGTCCGGCGGCGAGGGCGATTCGGCGGAGGACGGCCCCAGCGACGTCGACATCCTGAACTTCGCGCTGAAGCTCGAGTACCTCGAGGCGCGGTTCTACGAGGAGGGTCTCGACACCATCGGCGAGTGCGAACTGCGGAACTCGATGCACCTGGAGCAGGTCGGCGGCTCGCTGCAGGAGCGCGCCTACGACGACCTCCGGGTCATCCAGGAGCACGAGGAGACCCACGTCGACGTGCTCGCCGAGGTCGTCGAGGACCTCGGCGGCGACCCCATCGAGGAACCCGAGTTCGACTTCGGGTCCACCACCGAGAACACCGACGAGTTCCTCGCCACCGCCGCGACCCTCGAGACTACCGGCGTCGGCGCCTACGCGGGCGCCGCGCCCATGATCGACAACGCGGACCTCATCCCGCCGGCGCTGAGCATCCACAGCGTCGAGGCGCGACACAGCTCGTTCCTCAACTCGCTGAACGGCGAGGTCGGGTTCCCGAACGCGTTCGACGAGGCGCTGACCATCGAGGAGGTCAACGAGCGGGCCGGCCCGTTCATCGTCGAGGAGTAG
- a CDS encoding site-2 protease family protein yields MQSFRVGSAFGIPIKLDLTFLLVLPVFAYVIGLQLGDLVELFDGTLGVTFDVAVLTATETARYGIGTAAALGLFACVVAHEFGHSLVARRYDVPIESITLWLLGGVAQMTEIPEDWRKEFNIAIAGPIVSATLGALAYLALLVVPSGGFTLEVVRFVLAYLAVMNVVLAGFNLLPGFPMDGGRILRALLARSRPHAQATQQAARVGQLFAIVLGIVGVLAGFRILLILLAFFIYIAAASEASRTVMKAALEGVAVGDVMTPSERLDTVTPETSVADLVDRMFRERHTGYPVVQGGRIAGVVTLSDAREVDAVERDAYRVEDVMTRDVVTVTTDTPVMDAFERMQKHDIGRLLVVDEGAGGDDGDGALVGLLSRTDVMTALEIAKTGGAPGERTLTRDATTAGTLGEDRI; encoded by the coding sequence ATGCAGAGCTTCCGGGTCGGGAGCGCGTTCGGCATCCCCATCAAGCTGGACCTGACGTTCCTGCTCGTCCTGCCGGTGTTCGCCTACGTCATCGGCCTCCAGCTCGGCGACCTCGTGGAGCTGTTCGACGGGACGCTGGGAGTGACCTTCGACGTCGCGGTCCTGACCGCCACGGAGACCGCGCGCTACGGCATCGGGACCGCGGCCGCACTCGGGCTGTTCGCCTGCGTTGTCGCCCACGAGTTCGGCCACTCGCTGGTGGCGCGGCGCTACGACGTGCCCATCGAGTCCATCACGCTGTGGCTGCTCGGCGGCGTCGCCCAGATGACGGAGATCCCGGAGGACTGGCGCAAGGAGTTCAACATCGCCATCGCCGGTCCCATCGTCTCGGCCACCCTCGGCGCGCTCGCCTACCTCGCCCTCCTGGTGGTCCCGAGCGGCGGCTTCACCCTCGAGGTCGTCCGGTTCGTCCTCGCGTACCTCGCGGTGATGAACGTCGTCCTGGCGGGGTTCAACCTCCTGCCGGGCTTCCCGATGGACGGCGGGCGCATCCTGCGTGCGCTGCTCGCCCGGTCCCGCCCCCACGCGCAGGCGACCCAGCAGGCTGCCCGCGTCGGCCAGCTGTTCGCCATCGTCCTCGGCATCGTCGGCGTGCTCGCCGGCTTCCGGATCCTCCTCATCCTCCTCGCGTTCTTCATCTACATCGCCGCCGCCTCCGAGGCGTCCCGGACCGTCATGAAGGCGGCCCTGGAGGGCGTCGCGGTCGGCGACGTGATGACGCCCAGCGAGCGGCTGGACACCGTCACGCCGGAGACGAGCGTCGCCGACCTCGTCGACCGGATGTTCCGCGAGCGCCACACCGGCTACCCGGTCGTTCAGGGCGGCCGGATCGCTGGCGTCGTCACGCTGTCGGACGCCCGCGAGGTCGACGCCGTCGAGCGCGACGCCTACCGCGTCGAGGACGTGATGACGCGGGACGTCGTCACCGTCACGACCGACACGCCGGTCATGGACGCCTTCGAGCGGATGCAGAAACACGACATCGGACGGCTGCTGGTCGTCGACGAGGGGGCCGGGGGCGACGACGGGGACGGCGCCCTGGTCGGACTTCTCTCCCGGACGGACGTGATGACCGCCCTCGAGATCGCCAAGACCGGCGGCGCCCCCGGCGAGCGGACGCTCACCCGCGACGCGACCACTGCCGGGACGCTCGGCGAGGACCGGATCTGA
- a CDS encoding competence/damage-inducible protein A has product MQVALVTVGDELLDGDTENTNATWLSRQLTDRGVTVTRVLTVPDSEDVIADAVREYSDAFDAVVVTGGLGRTPDDLTMEGVAAAFDRDLVENDLARADIERTLEEIAGDYPDLDVDAAEESLLPEGARPLLNRAGLSPGCVLEDVYVLPGIPSEMKRMFEDVAEEFAGEADSRFVYTDEPEANLIDRLDEVRERFDVKVGCYPDSEAGHNRLKLTASDAAALADAEAWLSEHVSHAE; this is encoded by the coding sequence ATGCAGGTCGCTCTGGTCACCGTCGGCGACGAGTTGCTGGACGGCGACACCGAGAACACGAACGCGACGTGGCTCTCCAGACAGCTCACCGACCGGGGGGTGACCGTCACGCGGGTGCTGACCGTCCCGGACAGCGAGGACGTCATCGCCGACGCCGTCCGCGAGTACAGCGACGCCTTCGACGCCGTCGTCGTCACCGGCGGGCTCGGCCGGACGCCGGACGACCTGACGATGGAGGGCGTCGCGGCGGCCTTCGACCGCGACCTCGTCGAGAACGACCTCGCGCGGGCCGACATCGAGCGGACCCTGGAGGAGATCGCCGGCGACTACCCGGACCTCGACGTCGACGCCGCCGAGGAGTCGCTGCTGCCCGAGGGCGCCCGCCCACTCTTGAACCGCGCGGGGCTGTCGCCGGGCTGCGTCCTCGAGGACGTCTACGTGCTGCCCGGCATCCCCTCGGAGATGAAGCGGATGTTCGAGGACGTCGCCGAGGAGTTCGCCGGCGAGGCCGACTCGCGGTTCGTCTACACCGACGAGCCCGAGGCGAACCTCATCGACCGCCTCGACGAGGTCCGCGAGCGCTTCGACGTGAAGGTGGGGTGTTACCCCGACAGCGAGGCGGGCCACAACCGCCTGAAGCTCACGGCATCGGACGCGGCGGCGCTGGCGGACGCCGAGGCGTGGCTCTCCGAGCACGTCTCGCACGCCGAGTGA
- a CDS encoding HNH endonuclease, with the protein MTGADNPNYRGGKHSTTCEICGSGFEYYPSAKPGRYCSSCVESEQWRHVRDIDGSKNPRWSGGPAELECDWCGASFSRYRVEGERVFCSDTCQYEWLSEAFTGDGHPNWDGGTDANYGRGWRRVRERALERDDYQCAICGSSREELGRNPDVHHIVPVRAFVEHPVTTERDAHYLENLVSLCIDCHRKAEFGYVSRERLEDAV; encoded by the coding sequence TTGACCGGAGCGGACAACCCGAACTACCGCGGCGGGAAGCACTCCACCACCTGCGAGATCTGCGGCTCCGGGTTCGAGTACTACCCGTCTGCTAAACCGGGTCGTTACTGCAGTTCCTGCGTCGAGTCCGAACAGTGGCGACACGTCCGGGACATCGACGGGTCGAAGAATCCTCGGTGGTCCGGCGGTCCGGCGGAACTCGAATGCGACTGGTGCGGAGCGTCGTTCAGTCGGTACCGCGTCGAGGGCGAACGCGTCTTCTGTAGCGATACCTGCCAGTACGAGTGGCTCTCCGAGGCCTTCACCGGCGACGGGCACCCGAACTGGGACGGGGGCACGGACGCCAACTACGGTCGGGGGTGGCGCCGCGTCCGCGAGCGAGCGCTCGAACGGGACGATTACCAGTGTGCCATCTGTGGCTCGTCTAGGGAGGAACTCGGCCGGAACCCTGACGTCCACCACATCGTCCCGGTCCGGGCCTTCGTCGAACACCCGGTGACGACCGAGCGCGACGCACACTACCTCGAGAACCTCGTCTCGCTGTGCATCGACTGTCACCGGAAGGCGGAGTTCGGCTACGTCTCTCGAGAGCGCCTGGAAGACGCGGTATAG
- a CDS encoding DUF5814 domain-containing protein, whose protein sequence is MAITDKIYVKNHRQLASQLETSFPKSAFSGATLDILFTGDGLAKLDDASRDRALEFAEDFLDCDCQSNPHCGCAERKFVAYLLDLRAQGLGPDAIVDVMGDDYMLYAYPGDVLSFLDSGVRTLEAAERLADVDGRDEMEKEISRKRRELSG, encoded by the coding sequence GTGGCGATCACGGACAAGATCTACGTCAAGAACCACCGCCAGCTGGCCTCGCAGCTGGAGACGTCGTTCCCGAAGAGCGCCTTCTCGGGGGCGACGCTGGACATCCTCTTCACCGGCGACGGCCTCGCGAAGCTCGACGACGCCTCCCGCGACCGCGCCCTGGAGTTCGCCGAGGACTTCCTGGACTGCGACTGCCAGTCGAACCCCCACTGCGGCTGCGCCGAGCGGAAGTTCGTCGCCTACCTGCTGGACCTGCGGGCCCAGGGGCTGGGCCCCGACGCCATCGTCGACGTGATGGGCGACGACTACATGCTGTACGCCTACCCGGGCGACGTCCTGTCGTTCCTCGACAGCGGCGTCCGGACGCTGGAGGCGGCCGAGCGGCTGGCCGACGTCGACGGGCGCGACGAGATGGAGAAGGAGATCAGTAGGAAGCGACGGGAGCTGTCGGGATAA
- a CDS encoding ribbon-helix-helix protein, CopG family, which translates to MGNKNKTISFRVNEDAFETLREIAEERDISLSAVFRDYVDTLVAHDGQVRVVPEHELKGGSATEASSPTESFPPKVEVPKSFVREHERLELEAEHLREQLDEYKQYVTKLSQKVEEQDDEDVIQLEDLDGEESEEEPFRLG; encoded by the coding sequence ATGGGCAACAAGAACAAGACCATCTCCTTCCGGGTCAACGAGGACGCCTTCGAGACCCTGCGGGAGATCGCCGAGGAGCGCGACATCTCGCTGTCGGCGGTGTTCCGCGACTACGTGGACACCCTCGTCGCCCACGACGGCCAGGTCCGGGTCGTCCCCGAACACGAGCTGAAGGGGGGCAGCGCCACGGAGGCCTCCTCGCCGACGGAGAGCTTCCCGCCGAAGGTCGAGGTGCCCAAGAGCTTCGTCCGCGAACACGAGCGACTCGAACTCGAGGCCGAGCACCTCCGCGAGCAGCTCGACGAGTACAAGCAGTACGTCACGAAGCTCAGCCAGAAGGTCGAGGAGCAGGACGACGAGGACGTCATCCAGCTCGAGGACCTCGACGGCGAGGAGTCCGAAGAGGAGCCGTTCCGCCTGGGCTGA
- the hisI gene encoding phosphoribosyl-AMP cyclohydrolase, with translation MTVDLAFDEQELLPAVAQDADSGDVLMLAYVNREALEATRETGYAHYYSRSREELWKKGASSGHLQEVEEVRVDCDGDALLYVVDQAGGACHTGYDTCFHRTIDGEVVGDQVFDPDDVYDD, from the coding sequence ATGACCGTCGACCTCGCCTTCGACGAGCAGGAGTTGCTCCCCGCGGTCGCCCAGGACGCCGACTCCGGCGACGTGCTGATGCTGGCGTACGTGAACCGCGAGGCCCTCGAGGCGACGCGGGAGACCGGCTACGCCCACTACTACTCCCGGAGCCGCGAGGAGCTCTGGAAGAAGGGCGCATCCAGCGGCCACCTCCAGGAAGTCGAGGAGGTCCGCGTCGACTGCGACGGCGACGCGCTGCTGTACGTCGTCGACCAGGCGGGGGGCGCCTGCCACACCGGTTACGACACCTGCTTCCACCGGACCATCGACGGCGAGGTGGTCGGCGACCAGGTCTTCGACCCCGACGATGTCTACGACGACTGA
- a CDS encoding DUF7118 family protein, producing MSTTTDQDAADRLAAAHDRLERLESDLELDREQLDAVVDACRSVERVLDRWEERATDWDDFQGYVEFRNDLSETLAAVPEDVPESEAFVEADAHVKTGSATQALKQRDFDAAREALAPARDHVERREELEDARREYREARRAAKRRDDELAERIDDLERLVELSEADLEAPVEELREPIETYDDRVRAAFATLRSEEPARELLAFAETASGYPLVEFEAPPEGLLTYVRDHPAGRHSVDELLEYAGYSASKLDHYVEDADLLKRRVATNRTYLEGLSADPLTVGWPPEERATLLFRTRELVSLVNRFADEETVAALRSVRDLARRDDYDRLRTAAVARADLTEAERRRVESGAVEEDLAAAREERERLRAALEKYG from the coding sequence ATGTCTACGACGACTGACCAGGACGCGGCGGACCGGCTGGCGGCGGCCCACGACCGGCTGGAGCGGCTGGAGTCGGACCTGGAGCTCGACCGCGAGCAGCTGGACGCCGTCGTCGACGCCTGCCGCTCCGTCGAGCGGGTGCTGGACCGATGGGAGGAGCGGGCGACCGACTGGGACGACTTCCAGGGGTACGTCGAGTTCCGCAACGACCTCTCGGAGACGCTGGCGGCCGTCCCGGAGGACGTCCCCGAGAGCGAGGCGTTCGTCGAGGCCGACGCCCACGTCAAGACCGGCAGCGCCACGCAGGCGCTGAAACAGCGGGACTTCGACGCCGCCCGGGAGGCGCTGGCGCCCGCCCGAGACCACGTCGAGCGCCGCGAGGAGCTGGAGGATGCCAGGCGGGAGTACCGGGAGGCCCGCCGGGCGGCGAAGCGCCGGGACGACGAGCTGGCCGAGCGCATCGATGACCTCGAGCGGCTCGTCGAGTTGAGCGAGGCGGACCTCGAGGCGCCGGTCGAGGAACTCCGGGAGCCGATCGAGACCTACGACGACAGGGTCCGTGCGGCCTTCGCGACGCTCCGCAGCGAGGAGCCGGCCCGCGAGCTGCTGGCGTTCGCCGAGACCGCCAGCGGCTACCCGCTCGTCGAGTTCGAGGCGCCACCCGAAGGGCTGCTGACCTACGTCCGCGACCACCCCGCGGGACGGCACTCGGTCGACGAACTGCTGGAGTACGCCGGCTACTCGGCCTCGAAGCTCGACCACTACGTCGAGGATGCCGACCTGCTCAAGCGCCGCGTCGCGACGAACCGGACGTACCTGGAGGGGCTGTCGGCCGACCCGCTCACGGTCGGGTGGCCGCCGGAAGAACGCGCGACGCTGCTGTTCCGGACGCGGGAGCTGGTCTCGCTGGTGAACCGCTTCGCCGACGAAGAGACCGTCGCCGCCCTCCGGTCGGTCCGCGACCTCGCACGCCGCGACGACTACGACCGGCTCCGGACGGCCGCCGTTGCCCGCGCGGACCTCACCGAGGCGGAGCGGCGGCGCGTCGAGAGCGGCGCGGTCGAGGAGGACCTGGCCGCCGCACGCGAGGAACGAGAGCGACTCCGTGCGGCCCTGGAGAAGTACGGCTGA
- a CDS encoding response regulator has protein sequence MTYSDRTRRSEPGDVLLVEDNPGDTRLIEEAFADAPIDATLHTVPDGDEMLEFLHQQGDYASAPFPDLVLLDLNLPRTHGTELLEEIRSDSKLQHLPVVILTSSSDRDDVVNCYQNNANAYLTKPTGHDEFVSLVESLEDFWFKRVQLPPAQ, from the coding sequence ATGACCTACTCAGACAGAACGCGCCGATCGGAGCCGGGGGACGTCCTCCTCGTCGAGGACAACCCCGGCGACACCCGGCTCATCGAGGAGGCGTTCGCAGACGCGCCCATCGACGCCACCCTCCACACCGTCCCCGACGGGGACGAGATGCTCGAGTTCCTCCACCAGCAGGGCGACTACGCGTCCGCCCCGTTCCCCGACCTCGTCCTCCTCGATCTGAACCTCCCCCGGACCCACGGGACGGAACTCCTCGAGGAGATCCGGTCGGACTCGAAGCTCCAGCACCTCCCCGTCGTCATCCTGACCAGCTCGTCGGACCGCGACGACGTCGTGAACTGCTATCAGAACAACGCCAACGCGTACCTCACGAAGCCGACCGGCCACGACGAGTTCGTCTCGCTGGTCGAGTCCCTCGAGGACTTCTGGTTCAAGCGCGTCCAGCTGCCCCCGGCGCAGTAG